GAAGGTGTGCGACCGGTCCCGCTCGATCGGCGCCGACGGGGTGATCGTGATCGAGCCGTCGCGGCGGGCGGATTTCCGGTGGGACTTTTACAACGCCGACGGTTCCCGCGCCGAGATGTGCGGCAACGGGGGCCGGTGCGCGGCGCGCTTCGCCGCGACCCGCCGGATCGCGGGCCGGGAGATGTCCTTCGAGACGCTCGCGGGGATCCTCCACGCTTCCGTGCGAGGGCGGCGCGTGAAGCTCCAGATGACGCGGCCCCGCGGGTTGGCGGTCGACCGGTCGCTGACGCTGGCGGGGAAGAAGTTCTCCTACTCGTTTCTCGACACCGGCGTTCCCCACGCGGTCCTCTTCGTCCCCGACGTTTCACGCGTGGACGTAATGGGGGTCGGGCGCGGGATCCGGCGGCACAAGGCGTTCGCGCCCCGGGGGACCAACGTCGACTTCGTGCAGGCGGCAGGCGACGCCCTGCTGGTGCGCACCTACGAGCGGGGGGTCGAGAGGGAGACGCTGGCGTGCGGAACGGGGGCGGTCGCCAGCGGGATCCTGGCGGCGGTCCACGGTCTCGCGGCGCCGCCGGTGACCGTGCGGACCAGCGGCGGCGAAACGCTCATCATCCATTTCGACCCGAAGCGGAAAGATTTCGGGGAGGTCTTCCTCGAGGGGGACACCTCCTGGTCGTGTGACGGCAAGATCTTCGAAGAGGCGTATCGCTACTGAAAAGGGGGGACGAGCGAATGTTCCATGGGGCCATCGTCGCGACGATCACACCGTTCCGGAACGGCAAGCTGGACGCGTCCGCGCTGAAAAAACTGGTGGAGTTCCAGATCCGGAACGGGACCGACGGGATCGTTCCGTGCGGCACGACCGGGGAGTCCGCGACGCTCGCCTACGAGGAGCACGAGCGGGTGATCGACCTGGTGCTCGAGGCGACGGCCGGGCGGGTGCCGGTCATCGCGGGAACGGGGTCGAACAACACGAAGGAAGCCGTCCTGCTGACCCGCTACGCGAAGAAGGCGGGGGCGGACGCGGCGCTCGTCATCACCCCGTACTACAACAAGCCGACCCAGGCCGGGCTGCTCGCACACTTCCGGGAGGTGGCCGCTTCCGCGGACATCCCCCTCATCCTCTACAACGTCCCGTCCCGCACCGGCGTCAACATGGAGGCGGAGACCGTGGCGCGCCTCTCGGAGGTGAAAAACATCGTCGGGGTGAAAGAGGCCTCCGGGAACCTCGCACAGGTCTGCGACATCATGAAGATGACCCCGAGGACCTTCTGCGTGCTGTCCGGAGACGACGGGCTCTACTTCCCGATGCTCGCCCTCGGCGCCAAGGGGGTCATCTCCGTCGTCTCCAACGTCGCCCCGAGGGAGATGGCCGACCTCTACGATGCGTTCGCCATGGGGGAGGTGGCGCGAGCGCGGGAGATCCACTTCCGCCTGTGGCCCCTGATGAAGGCGCTCTTCATCGAGACGAATCCGATCCCCGCCAAGACGGCGCTGGCCATGATGGGGAAGGTCCGCGAAGAGTTCCGGCTCCCGCTGTGCGGGATGTCCGACGCCAACCGGAAGGCCCTCGCGAAGGTCCTCTCCGGCATGAAGATCGTGTAGGGGGCGGCCTTGCCCGGCGTGGTCGTCTGCGGCGCGATGGGGCGGATGGGGAGGGCGATCCTCGGCATCCTGAAGGAGGGGCCCCACGGATTTTCCCTCTCCGGGGCGGTCGAGGCGGCGGGACACCCCCTGCTCTCGCAGGACGCCTTCGAGGCGGCGGGAGCCGGAAGGGCGGGGGTTCCCGTCACCGACGACTTCGCGAAGGCGGTCGCCGCCGCGGACGTGGCGATCGACTTCACGGGGGCCGACTCTTCGGCGCGCAACGCCGGGGCGGCGGCCGCCGCGGGGAAACCGATCGTCATCGGGAGCACGGGGCTCGGTCCGGCCCACATGGAGCGGATCCGGAACGCGGCGGCGAAGGTGGCGATCGTCCAATCCCCCAACATGAGCGTCGGGGTGAACCTCATGTTCAAGGTCGCGGCCGACGTGGCGCGGGTGCTGGGGGAGGAGTACGACGTGGAGATCGTCGAGACGCACCACCGGTTCAAGAAGGACGCCCCCTCGGGGACGGCGGTTCGCCTCGCCGACGCGGTGGCGACCGCTCTCGGGCGTACGATGGAAGACTCGGGCGTGTACGGGCGGCGGGGGATGGTCGGGGAGCGCACCCGCAAGGAGATCGGCGTCTTCGCCGTCCGCGCCGGGGACGTGGTGGGGGAGCACACGCTGATCTTCGGCGGAATCGGCGAACGGTTCGAGATCACGCACCGGGCCCACAGCCGCGACACGTTCGCCCGCGGCGCCGTGCGGGCGGCCGCGTGGGTCCTCGGCAAGCCGGCCGGGCTCTACGACATGGCCGACGTCCTCGGAATCGGGAAATGAGGATCGCGCGGTTCGAATTCGAGGGCCGGGCGCGGTACGGCCTGGCCGACCCGGAGAGCGGGAAGGTCCGGGAGATCGCGGGGGAGCCGTTCGGTCGCGTCG
This genomic stretch from Deltaproteobacteria bacterium harbors:
- the dapF gene encoding diaminopimelate epimerase yields the protein MTRKGIPFSKLNGSGNDFLLVDDRGDAMRGIDRPSFVAKVCDRSRSIGADGVIVIEPSRRADFRWDFYNADGSRAEMCGNGGRCAARFAATRRIAGREMSFETLAGILHASVRGRRVKLQMTRPRGLAVDRSLTLAGKKFSYSFLDTGVPHAVLFVPDVSRVDVMGVGRGIRRHKAFAPRGTNVDFVQAAGDALLVRTYERGVERETLACGTGAVASGILAAVHGLAAPPVTVRTSGGETLIIHFDPKRKDFGEVFLEGDTSWSCDGKIFEEAYRY
- the dapA gene encoding 4-hydroxy-tetrahydrodipicolinate synthase — its product is MFHGAIVATITPFRNGKLDASALKKLVEFQIRNGTDGIVPCGTTGESATLAYEEHERVIDLVLEATAGRVPVIAGTGSNNTKEAVLLTRYAKKAGADAALVITPYYNKPTQAGLLAHFREVAASADIPLILYNVPSRTGVNMEAETVARLSEVKNIVGVKEASGNLAQVCDIMKMTPRTFCVLSGDDGLYFPMLALGAKGVISVVSNVAPREMADLYDAFAMGEVARAREIHFRLWPLMKALFIETNPIPAKTALAMMGKVREEFRLPLCGMSDANRKALAKVLSGMKIV
- the dapB gene encoding 4-hydroxy-tetrahydrodipicolinate reductase produces the protein MPGVVVCGAMGRMGRAILGILKEGPHGFSLSGAVEAAGHPLLSQDAFEAAGAGRAGVPVTDDFAKAVAAADVAIDFTGADSSARNAGAAAAAGKPIVIGSTGLGPAHMERIRNAAAKVAIVQSPNMSVGVNLMFKVAADVARVLGEEYDVEIVETHHRFKKDAPSGTAVRLADAVATALGRTMEDSGVYGRRGMVGERTRKEIGVFAVRAGDVVGEHTLIFGGIGERFEITHRAHSRDTFARGAVRAAAWVLGKPAGLYDMADVLGIGK